One genomic window of Pseudomonas sp. LFM046 includes the following:
- the astD gene encoding succinylglutamate-semialdehyde dehydrogenase, which translates to MSTHFIAGNWQAGQGEAFDSLNPVTQAVVWSGRGANAAQVDEAVKAARAAFPAWARRPLEERIGILEQFAATLRSHADELARCIGEETGKPLWESATEVTSMVNKVAISIQSYRERTGEKSGPLADATAVLRHKPHGVVAVFGPYNFPGHLPNGHIVPALLAGNAVIFKPSELTPKVAELTVKCWVEAGLPAGVLNLVQGARETGVALAGNPGIDGLFFTGSSRTGNLLHQQFAGRPDKILALEMGGNNPLVVDQVKDVDAAVYTIIQSAFISAGQRCTCARRLLVPEGAWGDALLARLVTVAGSIKVGAFDAQPAPFMGSVVSLAAAQHLMQAQEQLLAKGAKALLVMTQPQANAALLTPGILDVTAVTGRPDEEFFGPLLQVIRYADFDAAIAEANATQYGLAAGLLSDSAERYQQFLIESRAGIVNWNKQLTGAASSAPFGGVGASGNHRASAYYAADYCAYPVASLESETLALPATLTPGVSL; encoded by the coding sequence ATGAGCACCCATTTCATCGCCGGTAACTGGCAGGCAGGGCAGGGCGAAGCCTTCGATTCGCTGAACCCGGTGACCCAGGCGGTCGTCTGGTCCGGCCGGGGCGCCAACGCCGCCCAGGTGGACGAAGCCGTCAAGGCCGCCCGCGCCGCCTTCCCGGCCTGGGCCCGCCGCCCGCTGGAAGAGCGCATCGGCATCCTCGAACAGTTCGCCGCGACCTTGCGCAGCCATGCCGACGAACTGGCTCGCTGCATTGGCGAGGAAACCGGCAAGCCGCTGTGGGAGTCGGCCACCGAAGTGACCAGCATGGTCAACAAGGTCGCGATCTCCATTCAGAGCTACCGCGAGCGTACCGGCGAGAAGAGCGGCCCCCTGGCCGACGCCACGGCGGTCCTGCGCCACAAGCCCCACGGCGTGGTGGCGGTATTCGGTCCCTACAACTTCCCTGGCCACCTGCCCAACGGCCACATCGTGCCGGCGCTGCTGGCCGGTAATGCGGTGATCTTCAAACCCAGCGAACTGACCCCCAAGGTCGCCGAGCTGACGGTGAAGTGCTGGGTCGAGGCAGGCCTGCCGGCCGGTGTGCTCAATCTGGTGCAGGGTGCCCGTGAGACTGGCGTTGCCCTGGCCGGCAACCCGGGTATCGATGGCCTGTTCTTCACTGGTTCCAGCCGCACCGGCAACCTGCTGCACCAGCAGTTCGCCGGCCGTCCGGACAAGATTCTCGCCCTGGAAATGGGCGGTAATAACCCGCTGGTGGTGGATCAGGTCAAGGACGTGGATGCCGCTGTCTACACCATCATCCAGTCGGCCTTCATTTCCGCCGGCCAGCGCTGCACCTGTGCGCGCCGTCTACTGGTGCCTGAAGGCGCCTGGGGCGATGCCCTGCTGGCGCGCCTGGTGACCGTGGCCGGCAGCATCAAGGTTGGCGCCTTCGATGCCCAGCCCGCGCCCTTCATGGGCTCGGTCGTCTCGCTCGCCGCCGCGCAGCACCTGATGCAGGCCCAGGAGCAATTGCTGGCCAAGGGCGCCAAGGCCCTGTTGGTCATGACCCAGCCCCAGGCCAACGCTGCGCTGCTGACCCCCGGTATCCTCGATGTGACCGCCGTGACCGGCCGCCCGGACGAAGAGTTCTTCGGCCCGCTGCTGCAGGTGATCCGCTACGCCGACTTCGACGCCGCCATCGCGGAAGCAAACGCCACCCAGTACGGCCTGGCTGCCGGCCTGCTGTCGGATTCCGCCGAGCGCTACCAGCAGTTCCTCATCGAGAGCCGTGCCGGCATCGTCAACTGGAACAAGCAACTGACCGGCGCCGCCAGCAGCGCGCCCTTCGGTGGTGTCGGCGCCTCCGGCAACCACCGCGCCAGCGCCTACTACGCCGCCGACTACTGCGCCTACCCGGTGGCCTCGCTGGAAAGCGAAACCCTTGCCTTGCCTGCAACCCTTACCCCAGGAGTCAGCCTGTGA
- the astA gene encoding arginine N-succinyltransferase, translated as MIVRPVRSADLSALIDLARSTGAGLTTLPANEARLSHRVGWAEKAFRGEAERADADYLFVLEDDDGSVVGISAVAGAVGLREPWYNYRVGLTVSASQELHIHRQIPTLFLANDLTGNSELCSLFLHSGHRSGLNGRLLSKARFLFIAEFPELFGDKVIAEMRGMSDKDGVSPFWESLGRHFFKMEFSRADYLTGVGNKAFIAELMPKFPLYTCFLSEAARNTIGRVHPDTEPALAMLKGEGFSYQGYVDIFDAGPAIECETSKIRAVRDSQTLVLAVGTPGDDATPFLIHNRKREDCRITAAPARLAAGTLVVDALTAKRLKLSAGASVRAVPLSAKESV; from the coding sequence ATGATCGTTCGTCCCGTACGCAGCGCCGATTTATCGGCCCTGATCGACCTGGCACGCAGCACCGGAGCAGGTCTGACCACGCTGCCGGCCAACGAGGCGCGTCTGTCGCATCGAGTGGGCTGGGCGGAGAAGGCATTCCGTGGCGAGGCCGAGCGCGCCGACGCGGACTACCTGTTCGTCCTTGAGGATGACGATGGCTCCGTCGTCGGCATTTCTGCCGTAGCCGGCGCCGTGGGTCTGCGTGAGCCCTGGTACAACTACCGGGTCGGCCTGACCGTCAGCGCCTCCCAGGAGCTGCACATCCACCGCCAGATCCCCACGCTGTTCCTGGCGAACGACCTGACTGGCAACTCCGAGCTCTGCTCGCTGTTCCTCCATTCCGGCCATCGCAGCGGCCTGAACGGCCGGCTGCTGTCCAAGGCGCGTTTCCTGTTCATCGCCGAGTTCCCCGAACTCTTCGGTGACAAGGTGATCGCCGAAATGCGCGGCATGTCCGACAAGGACGGCGTATCCCCCTTCTGGGAAAGCCTCGGCCGGCATTTCTTCAAGATGGAATTCTCCCGTGCGGACTACCTCACCGGCGTCGGCAACAAGGCGTTCATCGCCGAACTGATGCCCAAGTTCCCGCTGTACACCTGCTTCCTGTCGGAGGCCGCCCGCAACACCATCGGGCGCGTCCACCCCGATACCGAGCCGGCGCTGGCCATGCTCAAGGGTGAAGGCTTCAGCTACCAGGGTTATGTCGACATTTTCGACGCCGGCCCGGCCATCGAATGCGAGACGTCGAAGATCCGCGCCGTGCGCGACAGCCAGACCCTGGTTTTGGCGGTCGGCACCCCGGGTGACGACGCTACGCCGTTCCTGATCCACAACCGCAAGCGCGAAGACTGCCGCATCACCGCCGCGCCGGCCCGCCTGGCGGCTGGCACCCTGGTGGTGGACGCGCTGACGGCCAAACGCCTGAAACTCTCCGCCGGCGCCTCCGTGCGCGCCGTGCCGCTGTCGGCCAAGGAGTCCGTATAA
- the aruF gene encoding arginine/ornithine succinyltransferase subunit alpha, which produces MLVMRPAQMADLAEVQRLAADSPVGVTSLPDDAEVLGEKIAASEASFSAEVSFNGEESYFFVLEDSQTGRLAGCSAIVASAGFSEPFYSFRNETFVHASRELKIHNKIHVLSLCHDLTGNSLLTSFYVERDLVNTPISELNSRGRLLFMASHPERFADAVVVEIVGYSDEQGESPFWDAVGRNFFDLNYTEAERLSGLKSRTFLAELMPHYPIYVPLLPDEAQESMGQVHPRAQITFDILMREGFETDNYIDIFDGGPTLHARTSSIRSIAQSRMVPVKVGEQGKGGRQYLVCNGQLQDFRAIVAELDWVPGKPVVLSEEAAEALGVGEGASVRLVAV; this is translated from the coding sequence ATGCTGGTGATGCGCCCCGCGCAAATGGCCGACCTCGCTGAAGTCCAGCGTCTGGCTGCGGATAGCCCCGTGGGTGTCACTTCGTTGCCGGATGACGCCGAGGTCCTGGGTGAGAAGATCGCCGCCTCCGAGGCATCGTTCTCCGCCGAAGTCAGTTTCAACGGTGAGGAAAGCTACTTCTTCGTCCTCGAAGACAGCCAGACCGGCCGCCTCGCCGGCTGCTCGGCGATCGTCGCTTCCGCCGGCTTCTCCGAACCCTTCTACAGCTTCCGCAACGAAACCTTCGTGCATGCCTCGCGGGAACTGAAGATCCACAACAAGATCCACGTCCTGTCGCTCTGCCACGACCTGACCGGCAACAGCCTGCTCACCAGCTTTTACGTCGAGCGCGACCTGGTGAACACCCCGATCTCCGAGCTGAACTCCCGTGGCCGCCTGCTGTTCATGGCCAGCCACCCGGAGCGTTTCGCCGATGCGGTGGTGGTGGAGATCGTGGGCTACAGCGACGAGCAGGGCGAGTCCCCGTTCTGGGACGCTGTGGGTCGCAACTTCTTCGACCTCAACTACACCGAGGCCGAGCGCCTGTCCGGCCTGAAGAGCCGCACCTTCCTCGCCGAGCTGATGCCGCACTACCCGATCTACGTGCCGCTGCTGCCGGACGAGGCCCAGGAATCCATGGGGCAGGTGCACCCACGGGCGCAGATCACCTTCGACATCCTGATGCGCGAAGGCTTCGAAACCGACAACTACATCGACATCTTCGATGGCGGCCCGACCCTCCACGCCCGGACTTCGAGCATCCGCTCCATTGCCCAGAGCCGCATGGTGCCGGTGAAAGTGGGCGAGCAGGGCAAGGGCGGTCGGCAGTACCTGGTGTGCAACGGCCAACTGCAGGATTTCCGTGCCATCGTCGCCGAACTCGACTGGGTGCCCGGCAAGCCCGTGGTACTGAGTGAAGAAGCCGCCGAAGCCCTGGGTGTCGGCGAAGGCGCCAGCGTCCGCCTGGTCGCGGTTTAA
- a CDS encoding aspartate aminotransferase family protein, whose amino-acid sequence MSVEHAQVERADFDKVMVPNYAPAAFIPVRGQGSRVWDQSGRELIDFAGGIAVNSLGHAHPALVNALTEQANKIWHVSNVFTNEPALRLAKKLVAATFAERVFLANSGAEANEAAFKLARRYAHDVYGPQKHEIISATNSFHGRTLFTVTVGGQPKYSDGFGPKMEGITHVPFNDLEALKAAISDKTCAVVLEPVQGEGGVLPAQKAYLEGARKLCDEHNALLIFDEVQSGMGRSGHLFAYQHYGVTPDILSSAKSLGGGFPIGAMLTTSEIAKHLSVGTHGTTYGGNPLACAVAEAVLDVINTPDVLNGINTKHDRFKTRLEAIGAKYGIFTEVRGLGLLIGAVLTDAWKGKAKDVLNAAEKEAVMVLQASPDVVRFAPSLVIPDADIDEGLDRFERAIAKLTQA is encoded by the coding sequence ATGTCCGTTGAGCATGCGCAGGTCGAGCGCGCCGATTTCGACAAGGTGATGGTTCCCAACTATGCCCCCGCCGCTTTCATCCCGGTGCGTGGCCAGGGTTCCCGGGTCTGGGACCAGTCCGGTCGCGAGCTGATCGATTTTGCCGGCGGCATTGCGGTCAACTCCCTGGGTCATGCACACCCGGCGCTGGTCAATGCGCTGACCGAGCAGGCCAACAAGATCTGGCACGTTTCCAACGTCTTCACTAACGAGCCGGCCCTGCGCCTGGCCAAGAAGCTGGTGGCTGCCACCTTCGCCGAGCGCGTGTTCCTCGCCAACTCCGGTGCCGAGGCCAACGAAGCGGCATTCAAGCTGGCCCGTCGTTATGCCCATGACGTCTATGGTCCGCAGAAGCACGAGATCATCTCGGCTACCAACAGCTTCCATGGTCGCACCCTGTTCACCGTGACCGTCGGCGGCCAGCCGAAGTACTCCGACGGCTTCGGTCCAAAGATGGAAGGCATCACCCACGTGCCCTTCAACGACCTGGAAGCCCTGAAGGCGGCCATCTCCGACAAGACCTGTGCCGTGGTTCTCGAGCCCGTGCAAGGTGAGGGCGGCGTGCTGCCGGCCCAGAAGGCTTACCTGGAAGGCGCGCGCAAGCTGTGCGACGAGCACAACGCGCTGCTGATCTTCGACGAAGTACAGAGCGGCATGGGCCGTAGCGGCCACCTGTTCGCCTACCAGCATTACGGCGTGACCCCCGACATCCTCTCCAGCGCCAAGAGCCTGGGGGGTGGTTTCCCCATCGGCGCCATGCTGACCACCAGCGAGATCGCCAAGCATCTCTCCGTGGGCACCCACGGCACGACCTACGGCGGCAACCCCCTGGCCTGCGCCGTGGCTGAAGCCGTGCTGGACGTGATCAACACGCCGGACGTGCTGAACGGCATCAACACCAAGCACGACCGCTTCAAGACCCGCCTCGAAGCCATCGGCGCCAAGTACGGCATCTTCACCGAAGTTCGTGGCCTGGGCCTGCTGATCGGTGCCGTCCTGACCGATGCCTGGAAGGGCAAGGCCAAAGATGTGCTGAACGCCGCCGAGAAGGAAGCCGTCATGGTGCTGCAGGCCAGCCCGGACGTGGTTCGCTTCGCCCCCAGCCTGGTGATCCCGGATGCGGACATCGACGAGGGCCTGGACCGCTTCGAGCGCGCCATCGCCAAGCTGACCCAGGCTTAA
- the argR gene encoding transcriptional regulator ArgR — MTAHRIAFLLWPGTKALTLALAEEALRVAQRLHPEVVYEMSFLHAEPAAEGGWRLPGEGWTGKLDGLQRLFLVADEPPAQMSPALSAAIKQLVRAGCVVGGLSAGVYPLAQLGLLDGYRTAVHWRWQDDFAERFPKVIATSHLFDWDRDRLTACGGLAVLDLLLAVLARDHGAELAGAVSEELVVERIREGGERQRIPLQNRLGSSHPKLTQAVLLMEANIEEPLTTDEIAQHVCVSRRQLERIFKQYLNRVPSQYYLELRLNKARQMLMQTSKSIIQIGLSCGFSSGPHFSSAYRNFFGVTPREDRNQRRGTSPFEASQPAPVAERT, encoded by the coding sequence ATGACTGCCCATCGAATCGCTTTTCTCCTCTGGCCTGGTACCAAGGCGCTGACCCTGGCGCTTGCCGAGGAAGCCCTGCGCGTAGCCCAGCGACTCCATCCGGAAGTGGTTTACGAGATGTCTTTCCTGCATGCCGAACCGGCTGCGGAGGGCGGCTGGCGCCTGCCGGGCGAGGGCTGGACCGGCAAGCTGGACGGCTTGCAGCGCCTGTTCCTGGTGGCCGACGAGCCGCCCGCGCAGATGTCCCCGGCGCTGTCGGCGGCCATCAAGCAGCTGGTGCGTGCCGGCTGCGTGGTCGGCGGCCTTTCCGCCGGTGTGTATCCGCTGGCGCAGCTCGGCTTGCTGGACGGCTACCGCACGGCGGTGCACTGGCGCTGGCAGGACGACTTCGCCGAACGCTTCCCCAAGGTGATCGCCACCAGCCACCTGTTCGACTGGGACCGTGATCGCCTCACTGCGTGTGGCGGGCTGGCGGTGCTGGACCTGCTGCTGGCGGTGCTGGCGCGCGACCATGGCGCTGAACTGGCCGGTGCGGTATCCGAAGAATTGGTGGTGGAGCGCATCCGCGAAGGCGGCGAACGTCAGCGCATCCCGCTGCAGAATCGCCTCGGCTCCAGCCATCCGAAGCTGACCCAGGCCGTGCTGCTGATGGAAGCCAATATCGAAGAGCCGCTGACCACCGACGAGATCGCGCAGCATGTCTGTGTGTCCCGTCGCCAGCTGGAGCGCATCTTCAAGCAGTACCTCAATCGCGTACCCAGCCAGTACTACCTGGAACTGCGTCTGAACAAGGCGCGGCAGATGCTGATGCAGACCAGCAAGTCCATCATCCAGATCGGCCTGTCCTGCGGCTTCTCCTCCGGCCCGCACTTCTCCAGCGCCTACCGCAACTTCTTCGGCGTCACTCCCCGCGAAGACCGCAACCAGCGCCGCGGCACCAGCCCCTTCGAGGCTTCGCAGCCGGCTCCCGTGGCCGAGCGGACCTGA
- the aotP gene encoding arginine/ornithine transport ATP-binding protein AotP, with protein sequence MYKLEVQDLHKRYGSHEVLKGVSLAAKAGDVISIIGSSGSGKSTFLRCINMLEQPHGGKILLNGEELKLVANKDGGLKAADPKQLQRMRSRLAMVFQHFNLWSHMSALENVIEAPVHVLGVPKKEAIEKAEHYLAKVGVAHRKDAYPAHMSGGEQQRVAIARALAMEPEVMLFDEPTSALDPELVGEVLKVMKDLAVEGRTMVVVTHEMGFAREVSNQLVFLHKGLVEERGCPKDVLANPQSDRLKQFLSGSLK encoded by the coding sequence ATGTACAAACTGGAAGTCCAAGATCTGCACAAGCGCTATGGCAGCCACGAAGTGCTCAAGGGCGTGTCCCTGGCGGCCAAGGCTGGCGACGTCATCAGCATCATCGGCTCGAGCGGCTCGGGCAAAAGTACCTTCCTGCGCTGCATCAACATGCTGGAGCAGCCCCACGGCGGCAAGATCCTCCTCAATGGCGAGGAACTGAAGCTGGTGGCCAACAAGGACGGCGGCCTCAAAGCGGCCGATCCCAAGCAGCTGCAGCGCATGCGCTCGCGTCTGGCCATGGTGTTCCAACACTTCAACCTGTGGTCGCACATGAGCGCCCTGGAGAACGTGATCGAAGCGCCGGTGCATGTCCTCGGCGTGCCGAAGAAGGAAGCCATCGAAAAGGCCGAGCATTACCTGGCCAAGGTGGGCGTGGCCCATCGCAAGGACGCCTATCCGGCGCACATGTCCGGCGGCGAGCAGCAGCGCGTGGCCATCGCCCGTGCCCTGGCCATGGAACCGGAGGTGATGCTGTTCGACGAACCCACTTCCGCCCTGGACCCGGAGCTGGTGGGTGAAGTGCTCAAAGTAATGAAGGATCTGGCGGTGGAAGGCCGTACCATGGTGGTGGTCACCCACGAAATGGGCTTCGCCCGCGAGGTGTCCAACCAGTTGGTGTTCCTGCACAAAGGCCTGGTGGAAGAGCGTGGTTGCCCGAAAGACGTGCTGGCCAATCCGCAGTCCGACCGCCTCAAGCAGTTCCTCTCTGGCAGCCTGAAGTGA
- a CDS encoding succinylglutamate desuccinylase/aspartoacylase family protein, translating into MQRIDHELPWSCLGTRRQLTVFRFGSGARKAYIQASLHADELPGMRVAVELKRRLRELEGQGRLTGVIELVPVANPVGLGQLIQATQQGRFELGSGKNFNRDFADLARLVGDRLDGRLEADATANVALIRQAMIEALAALPPAGSELAGLQRLLLQHACDADLVLDLHCDFEAAVHLYCMPQHWSELRPLAARLEAGAVLTAEDSGGSSFDESCSLPWLRLAQRFPGAAIPLACMATTVELGSMADTDKPLAEARTEAILAFLADQGLITGQWPVAPQACCEATPFEGAEYLYAPHAGVVSFLQPAGANVKAGDPLFEVIDPLEDRHAVVCASVDGVLFARERMRFAQPGLWLAKVAGREPIRQGRLLSD; encoded by the coding sequence ATGCAACGTATCGACCATGAACTGCCCTGGAGTTGCCTGGGGACCCGCCGCCAACTGACGGTCTTCCGTTTCGGCAGCGGCGCGCGCAAGGCCTATATCCAGGCCTCGCTGCACGCTGATGAGCTGCCGGGGATGCGGGTGGCGGTGGAGCTCAAGCGCCGCCTGCGCGAGTTGGAAGGGCAGGGCCGTCTGACCGGTGTGATCGAACTGGTGCCGGTGGCCAACCCTGTTGGTCTCGGCCAGCTCATTCAGGCCACCCAACAGGGGCGCTTCGAGCTGGGCAGCGGCAAGAACTTCAATCGCGACTTCGCCGACCTGGCCCGCCTGGTGGGTGATCGCCTGGACGGTCGCTTGGAGGCCGATGCCACCGCCAATGTGGCGCTGATTCGCCAAGCCATGATCGAGGCACTCGCTGCACTGCCGCCGGCCGGTTCCGAGCTGGCCGGCCTGCAGCGCCTGTTGCTGCAGCATGCCTGCGACGCCGACCTGGTGCTGGACCTGCATTGCGACTTCGAAGCCGCGGTGCATCTGTACTGCATGCCGCAACACTGGAGCGAACTGCGTCCGCTGGCGGCGCGCCTGGAGGCGGGCGCCGTGCTGACCGCCGAAGACTCCGGCGGCAGTTCCTTCGACGAATCCTGTTCGCTGCCCTGGCTGCGCCTGGCCCAGCGTTTCCCCGGTGCGGCGATTCCGCTGGCCTGCATGGCGACCACCGTCGAGCTGGGCAGCATGGCGGATACCGACAAGCCGCTGGCCGAGGCGCGTACCGAAGCCATCCTGGCCTTCCTCGCCGACCAGGGGCTGATTACCGGTCAGTGGCCGGTCGCGCCGCAAGCCTGTTGTGAGGCCACCCCCTTCGAGGGCGCCGAATATCTCTACGCGCCCCACGCCGGTGTGGTGAGTTTCCTGCAGCCCGCCGGGGCGAACGTGAAGGCGGGCGACCCGCTGTTCGAAGTGATCGATCCGCTGGAAGACCGTCACGCCGTGGTGTGCGCTTCGGTAGACGGAGTGTTGTTCGCGCGCGAGCGGATGCGTTTCGCGCAACCTGGACTGTGGTTGGCCAAGGTGGCCGGCCGTGAACCCATTCGTCAGGGACGCCTGCTGAGCGACTGA
- a CDS encoding ABC transporter permease, whose product MIFDYNVIWESLPLYFGGVLVTLKLLAISLALGLAAAVPLALMRVSKQPWVNFPAWLYTYVIRGTPMLVQLFLIYYGLAQFESVRESAFWPYLSNATFCACLAFAVNTSAYTAEILAGSIKATPHGEIEAAKAMGMSRAKLYRRILLPSALRRALPQYSNEVIMMLHTTSLASIVTLIDITGAARTVNSQFYLPFEAFITAGLFYLSLTFILVRLFKAAERRYLAYLAPRKA is encoded by the coding sequence ATGATCTTCGACTACAACGTGATCTGGGAGAGCCTGCCGCTCTACTTCGGCGGCGTGCTGGTGACCCTCAAGCTCCTGGCCATCTCCCTGGCACTCGGCCTTGCGGCTGCCGTGCCGCTGGCGCTGATGCGGGTATCCAAGCAGCCCTGGGTGAACTTCCCGGCCTGGCTCTACACCTATGTGATCCGCGGCACCCCGATGCTGGTGCAGCTGTTCCTCATCTATTACGGCCTGGCCCAGTTCGAGTCCGTGCGCGAGAGCGCGTTCTGGCCCTACCTGTCCAACGCGACCTTCTGCGCTTGCCTGGCCTTTGCCGTCAACACCAGCGCCTACACTGCGGAAATCCTCGCCGGCAGCATCAAGGCCACGCCCCACGGCGAGATCGAGGCGGCCAAGGCCATGGGCATGTCCCGCGCCAAGCTGTACCGCCGGATCCTGCTGCCGTCGGCATTGCGTCGTGCGCTGCCGCAGTACAGCAACGAAGTCATCATGATGCTGCACACCACCAGCCTGGCGTCCATCGTCACCCTGATCGACATCACCGGCGCGGCACGCACCGTGAACTCGCAGTTCTACCTGCCGTTCGAGGCCTTCATCACCGCCGGCCTGTTCTACCTGAGCCTGACCTTCATCCTGGTGCGCCTGTTCAAGGCCGCCGAGCGTCGTTACCTGGCCTACCTGGCCCCGCGCAAGGCCTGA
- a CDS encoding ABC transporter permease, giving the protein MLNGYGSTILDGAWLTLLLALSSISMAIVLGLIGAAFRLSPIKWLALMGETYATVIRGIPDLVLILLIFYGGQQLVNVVAPMVGYEDYIDLDPFWSGVFTLGFIFGAYLSETFRGAFMAIPKGQGEAGLAYGMSGPKVFFRILVPQMIRLAIPGFTNNWLVMTKATALISVVGLQDMMFKAKSAADATREPFTFYLAVAALYLVLTSVSLLALRYMERRYSAGIKAAEL; this is encoded by the coding sequence ATGCTCAACGGCTACGGCTCGACCATTCTCGATGGTGCCTGGCTCACCCTGCTGCTGGCCCTGTCTTCCATCTCCATGGCGATAGTGCTTGGCCTGATCGGCGCGGCCTTCCGCCTTTCGCCGATCAAGTGGCTGGCCCTGATGGGTGAAACCTACGCCACGGTGATCCGCGGCATTCCCGATCTGGTGCTGATTCTCCTGATCTTCTACGGCGGCCAGCAGCTGGTGAACGTCGTGGCGCCCATGGTCGGCTACGAGGACTACATCGATCTGGACCCCTTCTGGTCCGGTGTCTTCACCCTGGGCTTCATCTTCGGTGCCTACCTCTCGGAAACCTTCCGGGGCGCCTTCATGGCGATCCCGAAAGGGCAGGGTGAGGCCGGCCTGGCCTACGGCATGAGCGGGCCCAAGGTGTTCTTCCGCATCCTGGTGCCGCAAATGATTCGCCTGGCGATTCCGGGCTTCACCAACAACTGGCTGGTCATGACCAAGGCTACCGCGCTGATTTCGGTGGTCGGTCTGCAGGACATGATGTTCAAGGCCAAGAGCGCAGCGGATGCGACCCGTGAACCCTTCACCTTCTACCTCGCGGTTGCCGCGCTGTACCTGGTGCTGACCAGCGTTTCCCTGCTGGCCCTGCGCTACATGGAGCGTCGCTACTCCGCTGGCATCAAGGCGGCTGAACTATGA
- a CDS encoding ABC transporter substrate-binding protein produces MKKIALLGAMALSLLSPLAAMADDAKPLRIGIEAAYPPFAYKTPEGKITGFDYDIGNALCDEMKVKCQWIEQEFDGLIPALKVRKFDAVLSSMTITEERLKSVDFTNKYYHTPARLAMKEGTVINDPLTDLKGKKVGVQRASIYDRYATDVFAPAGVEVVRYSSQNEIFLDMTAGRLDATLADVVNIDDGFLKTDAGKGFALVGPDFNEKKYFGEGAGIAVRKGDKALAEKINNAIAAIRANGKYKDVQDKYFKFDVYGE; encoded by the coding sequence ATGAAAAAGATTGCACTTCTCGGCGCCATGGCGCTGTCCCTGTTGTCGCCGCTGGCCGCCATGGCGGACGACGCCAAGCCTCTGCGCATTGGTATCGAAGCAGCCTACCCGCCCTTTGCCTACAAGACTCCGGAAGGCAAGATCACCGGCTTCGACTACGACATCGGTAATGCCCTGTGCGACGAGATGAAGGTCAAGTGCCAGTGGATCGAGCAGGAATTCGACGGCCTGATCCCGGCTCTGAAAGTGCGCAAGTTCGACGCCGTGCTGTCGTCCATGACCATCACCGAAGAGCGCCTGAAGTCGGTCGACTTCACCAACAAGTACTACCACACCCCCGCGCGTCTCGCGATGAAGGAAGGCACTGTCATCAACGACCCGCTGACCGACCTCAAGGGCAAGAAAGTTGGCGTGCAGCGCGCCTCCATCTATGACCGCTACGCCACCGACGTTTTCGCTCCGGCGGGTGTTGAAGTGGTGCGCTACAGCTCCCAGAACGAGATTTTCCTGGACATGACCGCCGGCCGTCTCGACGCCACCCTGGCGGATGTGGTCAACATCGACGACGGCTTCCTCAAGACCGACGCCGGCAAGGGCTTTGCCCTGGTGGGTCCGGACTTCAACGAGAAGAAGTACTTCGGCGAAGGTGCCGGCATCGCGGTGCGCAAGGGTGACAAGGCCCTGGCCGAGAAGATCAACAATGCCATTGCCGCCATCCGTGCCAACGGCAAGTACAAGGATGTGCAGGACAAGTACTTCAAGTTCGACGTCTACGGCGAGTAA